One Mauremys reevesii isolate NIE-2019 linkage group 27, ASM1616193v1, whole genome shotgun sequence genomic region harbors:
- the SOST gene encoding sclerostin codes for MQISWALCSICVLIQIAVRSVEGWQVFKNDATEIIPEIPENTETPVEQTNSNNNTMNQAKHGGRQPQPSLDPNDASDFSCRELRYTRYVIDGPCRSFKPIKELVCSGQCFPSHLLPNSIGRGKWWRQNALDYRCIPAHARTQRIQLACPQEETRTYKIRAVTACKCKRYTRYHNQSELKDFGKETIRPQKNKKPRLSRARGSKSNQPELENAY; via the exons ATGCAGATCTCTTGGGCTCTGTGCTCTATCTGTGTCCTAATCCAAATTGCTGTACGCTCAGTAGAAGGGTGGCAAGTGTTTAAAAATGATGCTACAGAAATCATCCCTGAGATCCCTGAAAATACAGAAACACCAGTGGAGCAGActaacagcaacaacaacacaATGAACCAGGCAAAACACGGGGGAAGACAGCCACAGCCGTCTCTGGATCCGAATg ATGCCTCAGATTTCAGCTGCAGAGAGTTGCGCTACACACGGTATGTCATTGATGGGCCCTGCCGCAGCTTCAAGCCCATAAAGGAGCTGGTCTGCTCAGGCCagtgtttcccctcccacctcctccctaACTCTATTGGCAGAGGAAAGTGGTGGCGCCAGAATGCCCTGGATTACCGCTGCATTCCCGCACACGCTCGCACTCAGCGCATCCAGCTGGCCTGCCCCCAAGAAGAGACTCGGACTTACAAAATCCGAGCTGTCACTGCATGTAAATGCAAGCGCTACACTCGCTACCACAACCAGTCTGAGCTGAAGGACTTCGGGAAGGAAACCATCAGGCCTCAGAAAAACAAGAAGCCTCGTCTCTCCAGAGCAAGGGGCAGCAAATCCAACCAGCCTGAACTAGAAAATGCCTATTAG